A genome region from Cervus canadensis isolate Bull #8, Minnesota chromosome 10, ASM1932006v1, whole genome shotgun sequence includes the following:
- the DEFB124 gene encoding beta-defensin 124 has translation MVPCPLQHPVAMTQRLLLLVALLVLGHVPTGRSEFKRCWNGQGACRTYCTKYETYMHLCPDATLCCLPYGLKPVKTEKV, from the exons a TggtcccctgccccctccagcaCCCTGTGGCCATGACACAGCGGCTTCTGCTTCTTGTGGCTCTCCTGGTCCTGGGTCATGTGCCGACAG GGAGAAGTGAATTCAAACGGTGCTGGAATGGCCAAGGGGCCTGCCGGACTTACTGCACGAAGTATGAAACCTACATGCACCTGTGCCCAGATGCCACCTTGTGCTGTCTGCCTTATGGACTCAAGCCTGTCAAGACTGAAAAGGTTTAG
- the REM1 gene encoding GTP-binding protein REM 1, producing the protein MTLNTQQEAKTPLRRRASTPLPLSARSHQPGLLGTAPSTQSQHPRLGQSVSLNAPTWQPSPAPNGWSSESSDSESSWEALYRVVLLGDPGVGKTSLASLFAGKQERDLHEQLGEDVYERTLTVDGEDTTLLVMDTWEAEKLDESWSQESCLQVGSAYVIVYSIADRGSFESASELRIQLRRTHQADHVPIILVGNKADLARCREVSVEEGRACAVVFDCKFIETSATLQHNVAELFEGVVRQLRLRRRDCAAREPPTPRRRASLGQRARRFLARLTARSTRRRALKARSKSCHNLAVL; encoded by the exons ATGACCCTAAATACTCAGCAAGAAGCAAAGACCCCCCTGCGTCGCCGAGCCAGCACTCCACTGCCTCTGTCCGCCCGGAGCCACCAGCCTGGCCTTCTGGGCACAGCACCTTCTACACAGTCCCAGCATCCCCGACTGGGCCAGTCAGTCTCCCTCAACGCCCCTACCTGGCAACCTTCACCTGCCCCCAACGGCTGGTCCTCTGAATCCAGCGACTCTGAAAGCTCTTGGGAGGCCCTCTATCGCGTGGTCCTGCTCGGAGATCCTGGTGTCGGGAAGACCAGTCTGGCCAGTCTCTTTGCAGGGAAGCAAGAGAGGGACCTCCACGAACAGCTGGGAG AAGATGTGTACGAGAGGACACTCACAGTGGATGGAGAGGACACCACGCTGCTGGTCATGGACACCTGGGAGGCTGAGAAGCTG GATGAAAGCTGGAGCCAGGAGTCGTGCCTGCAGGTGGGCAGCGCCTACGTCATTGTGTACTCCATCGCAGACAGGGGCAGCTTCGAGAGTGCCTCTGAGCTCCGCATCCAGCTGCGGCGCACACATCAGGCGGACCATGTGCCCATCATCCTGGTGGGCAACAAGGCAGATCTGGCACGCTGCCGAGAAGTCTCCGTGGAAG AGGGCCGCGCCTGCGCTGTGGTTTTCGACTGCAAGTTCATCGAGACGTCAGCCACGCTGCAGCACAACGTAGCGGAGCTCTTCGAAGGCGTGGTGCGCCAACTACGCTTGCGCCGCCGGGACTGCGCAGCCCGGGAGCCGCCCACGCCCAGACGAAGGGCGAGCCTGGGGCAACGTGCTCGACGCTTCCTGGCTCGCTTGACAGCCCGCAGCACACGCCGCCGGGCTCTCAAGGCCCGCTCCAAGTCCTGCCACAACCTGGCCGTGCTCTGA